Proteins from a genomic interval of Desulfotomaculum sp.:
- the tuf gene encoding elongation factor Tu: MAKAKFQRTKPHVNIGTIGHVDHGKTTLTSAITTVLATVGRATVKKYEDIDNAPEEKERGLTINTAHVEYETDNRHYAHVDCPGHADYIKNMITGAAQMDGAILVVSAADGPMPQTREHIILARQVNVPYIVVYMNKSDMVDDPELLELVELEVRELLSSYEFPGDETPIIIGSALKAGECGCGKPDCEWCKSIWELLAAVDKYVPTPERDIDKPFLMPVEDVFTITGRGTVATGRVDRGAIKVGEEVEIVGLMDKPRKTVVTGVEMFRKILDRGEAGDNIGCLLRGVERKDVERGQVLAKPGSIKPHTHFNAEVYVLTKEEGGRHTPFFNGYRPQFYFRTTDVTGVVTLPEEVEMVMPGDHIHLAIKLITPVAIEENSHFAIREGGRTVGAGVVTSIIE; this comes from the coding sequence ATGGCAAAAGCAAAATTCCAGCGAACAAAGCCTCATGTAAACATTGGAACGATTGGTCACGTCGATCATGGCAAAACGACTTTGACTTCCGCTATTACAACGGTACTTGCAACAGTTGGAAGGGCGACGGTAAAGAAATATGAAGATATAGACAACGCGCCGGAAGAAAAGGAACGGGGATTGACAATTAATACAGCCCACGTGGAATACGAGACTGATAACAGGCATTATGCCCATGTTGACTGCCCCGGTCACGCTGACTACATCAAAAACATGATCACTGGCGCTGCACAGATGGATGGCGCAATTCTTGTTGTTTCAGCGGCAGACGGCCCAATGCCCCAGACACGTGAGCATATTATTTTAGCCAGACAGGTTAACGTACCGTATATTGTTGTTTACATGAACAAATCCGACATGGTAGACGATCCCGAACTTCTCGAACTCGTTGAACTTGAAGTGAGGGAATTGCTGTCAAGCTATGAATTCCCCGGCGATGAAACACCTATAATAATTGGTTCCGCCTTAAAGGCAGGGGAATGTGGCTGCGGCAAGCCTGATTGTGAATGGTGCAAATCAATCTGGGAACTGTTGGCAGCAGTTGATAAATACGTTCCTACCCCTGAACGGGATATTGATAAACCTTTCTTGATGCCTGTTGAGGATGTATTTACAATTACCGGCCGTGGCACTGTAGCAACTGGACGTGTGGACCGGGGAGCTATTAAAGTCGGCGAAGAGGTAGAAATTGTAGGCTTAATGGACAAACCCCGCAAAACAGTCGTAACCGGTGTGGAAATGTTCCGCAAGATCTTGGATCGTGGTGAGGCGGGAGATAACATAGGATGCCTGCTGCGCGGTGTAGAACGTAAAGATGTCGAGCGGGGACAGGTATTGGCAAAACCGGGAAGCATTAAGCCTCATACTCATTTTAACGCCGAAGTTTATGTTCTGACCAAGGAGGAAGGCGGGCGCCATACGCCATTTTTCAACGGTTACCGGCCGCAGTTTTACTTCCGCACAACGGATGTTACGGGAGTAGTCACTCTGCCGGAAGAAGTTGAGATGGTTATGCCCGGCGACCATATTCACCTGGCGATTAAACTGATTACACCTGTTGCTATCGAGGAAAATTCGCATTTTGCAATTCGGGAAGGCGGCCGT
- a CDS encoding 30S ribosomal protein S7 — translation MPRRGNVSRKDVAPDPVYSSKTVAKLINQIMLKGKKSIAEGICYGAFDIIQQKAGKSPLSVFESAMKNVMPILEVKARRVGGANYQVPIEVRPERRQTLAIRWITKFARDRSGKSMEEKLAQEIMDAANNTGASAKKREDTHKMAEANRAFAHYRW, via the coding sequence ATGCCTAGAAGGGGTAATGTTTCCAGGAAGGACGTGGCGCCAGATCCCGTCTATAGCAGCAAAACTGTAGCAAAATTGATCAACCAGATTATGTTGAAAGGCAAAAAGAGCATAGCGGAAGGTATTTGTTACGGTGCTTTTGATATTATTCAGCAAAAGGCGGGGAAAAGCCCACTTTCAGTCTTTGAAAGCGCAATGAAGAATGTAATGCCAATTCTGGAGGTCAAGGCCCGCCGTGTAGGAGGCGCCAACTACCAGGTTCCCATAGAGGTTCGGCCCGAACGCAGGCAAACTTTAGCCATCCGTTGGATCACAAAGTTTGCGCGGGATCGAAGCGGAAAAAGCATGGAGGAAAAACTGGCCCAGGAAATAATGGATGCTGCAAACAATACCGGGGCTTCTGCAAAAAAGAGAGAAGATACGCACAAAATGGCAGAAGCGAACAGGGCATTTGCCCATTATAGATGGTAA
- a CDS encoding 30S ribosomal protein S12 produces the protein MPTISQLIRRGREEVLEKSSAPALKECPQKRGVCTRVYTTTPKKPNSALRKVARVRLVNGIEVTSYIPGIGHNLQEHSVVLVRGGRVKDLPGVRYHVVRGTLDSAGVQNRNRSRSKYGTKRPKK, from the coding sequence GTGCCGACAATCAGTCAGCTTATACGCAGGGGGAGAGAGGAAGTTCTTGAAAAGTCCTCTGCTCCTGCTTTAAAAGAATGCCCGCAAAAAAGAGGAGTCTGCACCAGGGTTTATACCACAACTCCTAAAAAGCCCAATTCAGCGTTGCGGAAAGTAGCGCGTGTCAGGTTGGTAAATGGAATTGAGGTAACGTCATACATACCGGGGATTGGGCATAACCTTCAGGAGCACTCTGTGGTTTTGGTCCGGGGGGGTCGCGTAAAGGATCTTCCTGGTGTGAGATACCATGTTGTGCGCGGGACTCTTGATTCAGCGGGGGTTCAAAATCGTAACCGCAGCCGTTCAAAGTATGGGACCAAGCGGCCTAAAAAATAA
- a CDS encoding DNA-directed RNA polymerase subunit beta', with protein sequence MLDLNDFDRIRIGLASPEQIRQWSSGEVKKPETINYRTLKPERDGLFCERIFGPTRDWECHCGKYKRVRYKGVVCDRCGVEVTRSKVRRERLGHIELAAPVSHIWYFKGIPSRMGLLLDISPRALEKVLYFASYIVIHSGGTPLLKKQLLTETEFRENRERYGNTFRAYMGAEAVKLLLEEIDLEELDDELRKELREVSGQRKIRAIRRLEVVEAFRKSENRPEWMILDVVPVIPPELRPMVQLDGGRFATSDLNDLYRRVINRNNRLKRLLELGAPDIIVRNEKRMLQEAVDALIDNGRRGRPVTGPGNRPLKSLSDMLKGKQGRFRQNLLGKRVDYSGRSVIVVGPSLQLHQCGLPKEMALELFKPFVMKKLVSKGYAHNVKSAKRMVERVKPEVWDVLEDVIKEHPVLLNRAPTLHRLGIQSFEPVLVEGRAIQIHPLVCAAYNADFDGDQMAVHVPLSSEAQAEARLLMLAAHNILNPKDGRPVAVPTQDMVLGCYYLTEEKPGALGENMIFKDKDEAVMAYYNEVAGLQARVKVRQKKGVYLETTVGRLIFNEAIPEELGYQNQTMDKKSLSKLVDLSYRKLGFGATTSLLDGIKKIGFRFATKAGVTISISDLTIPKEKVNVLKNADEQIEVIEQQFRRGLITEDERYRKVISVWNESTEKVTKALVDNLGRFNPVYMMANSGARGNIQQIRQLAGMRGLMADPSGRIIDMPIKANFREGLTVLEYFISTHGARKGLADTALRTADSGYLTRRLVDVAQDVIVREDNCHTDQCIEVEEIKDGTEVIELLENRIEGRIASADIIDPQTGEMIVRRDEEINWEKAEQIVGAGIKRVKIRSVLTCKSRYGVCIKCYGRNLATGSPVDIGEAVGIIAAQSIGEPGTQLTMRTFHTGGVAGEDITQGLPRVEELFEARRPKGQSIIAEIDGFVEIQDNKERKEVIITSKDGERRNYPVPYGARIKVDSDKEVGIGDELTDGSINPHDLLRVKNAQGVQLYLLQEVQRVYRLQGVEINDKHIEVMIRQMLRKVKLEDAGDTELLPGGIIDIFELEEENQRITALGGREATARPMLLGITKASLATDSFLSAASFQETTRVLTEAAIKGRLDPLLGLKENVIIGKLVPAGTGMSRYRHIKVLDEPDHDITNS encoded by the coding sequence TTGTTGGACTTAAACGACTTCGATCGCATTAGAATTGGTTTAGCGTCACCCGAACAAATCCGCCAGTGGTCGAGCGGGGAAGTAAAAAAACCGGAAACAATAAACTACCGGACTCTCAAACCGGAGAGAGATGGATTATTCTGTGAAAGAATTTTCGGTCCCACCCGGGACTGGGAGTGCCATTGCGGTAAATATAAACGCGTCCGTTATAAGGGCGTCGTTTGTGACAGGTGCGGCGTTGAAGTCACCCGTTCAAAAGTTCGCCGTGAGCGGCTGGGTCATATCGAACTGGCTGCGCCTGTGTCCCACATTTGGTATTTTAAAGGTATTCCGAGCCGGATGGGTTTATTACTGGATATTTCACCACGGGCGCTTGAGAAAGTGTTGTACTTTGCTTCATATATTGTCATTCATTCCGGAGGAACCCCGTTGCTGAAAAAACAACTGCTCACCGAAACTGAATTCCGGGAGAACCGTGAGAGATACGGAAATACTTTCCGGGCTTATATGGGAGCGGAGGCTGTCAAGCTATTACTGGAAGAAATTGATCTGGAGGAGTTAGATGACGAATTAAGAAAGGAACTCAGGGAAGTTTCCGGGCAGCGAAAGATCAGGGCCATTCGCCGGCTGGAAGTTGTCGAAGCATTTCGCAAATCGGAAAACCGGCCGGAATGGATGATCCTCGACGTGGTTCCAGTTATTCCGCCTGAACTCCGTCCCATGGTCCAGCTTGACGGCGGGCGTTTTGCCACTTCGGACTTAAATGATCTGTACAGACGGGTGATTAACCGCAACAACCGGCTCAAGCGGCTGCTTGAGCTTGGAGCGCCGGATATTATTGTCCGCAATGAAAAACGTATGCTGCAGGAAGCCGTTGACGCATTAATAGACAACGGCCGCCGCGGCAGGCCTGTCACAGGCCCGGGAAACCGCCCCTTGAAGTCGTTAAGCGATATGCTGAAAGGAAAACAAGGCCGTTTCCGCCAGAACCTTTTAGGAAAACGTGTTGATTATTCAGGGCGATCCGTTATTGTTGTAGGTCCCAGTCTTCAACTACACCAGTGCGGCCTGCCGAAAGAAATGGCTTTGGAGCTGTTTAAACCCTTTGTGATGAAAAAACTGGTCAGTAAGGGCTATGCGCATAATGTCAAGAGCGCAAAAAGAATGGTGGAAAGGGTTAAGCCTGAAGTTTGGGATGTCTTGGAAGATGTTATCAAGGAGCACCCTGTTCTGTTAAACCGTGCTCCTACACTTCACCGCCTGGGAATCCAGTCTTTTGAACCGGTTCTTGTGGAAGGACGGGCAATTCAAATTCATCCTTTGGTCTGCGCTGCATATAACGCGGATTTTGATGGTGATCAGATGGCGGTGCACGTCCCGCTTTCCTCAGAAGCGCAGGCGGAGGCCAGGCTTTTAATGCTTGCAGCTCATAATATATTAAACCCCAAGGACGGCCGGCCGGTTGCCGTACCGACTCAGGATATGGTCCTGGGATGTTATTACCTTACGGAGGAAAAGCCCGGAGCCCTGGGGGAAAATATGATTTTTAAAGATAAAGATGAAGCTGTAATGGCATATTATAACGAGGTGGCCGGTTTACAGGCGAGGGTTAAGGTGCGCCAAAAGAAAGGCGTTTACCTGGAAACAACTGTCGGAAGACTGATTTTTAACGAGGCAATTCCAGAGGAACTGGGCTATCAGAACCAGACTATGGATAAAAAAAGCTTGAGCAAACTGGTTGACCTTAGTTACCGTAAATTGGGGTTTGGAGCAACAACATCATTGCTGGATGGGATTAAAAAAATCGGATTTCGTTTCGCAACCAAGGCAGGAGTTACGATCAGTATCTCTGATCTGACCATACCAAAAGAGAAAGTAAACGTTTTGAAAAATGCTGATGAGCAGATTGAAGTCATTGAGCAGCAGTTTCGCCGGGGCTTGATTACAGAGGATGAACGTTACCGTAAGGTAATCAGCGTTTGGAACGAAAGTACAGAAAAAGTTACCAAAGCCTTGGTTGACAACCTCGGCAGATTCAACCCGGTATACATGATGGCCAATTCCGGAGCCCGCGGTAATATTCAGCAGATCAGACAGTTGGCCGGGATGCGCGGTTTAATGGCCGATCCCTCCGGGCGGATTATTGATATGCCGATTAAAGCAAATTTCAGGGAAGGCCTGACCGTATTGGAATACTTTATTTCAACGCATGGCGCCCGCAAGGGACTGGCCGATACGGCCCTGCGGACTGCGGATTCCGGATACCTGACCAGGCGTCTTGTTGATGTTGCTCAGGATGTAATTGTACGTGAAGATAACTGTCATACGGATCAGTGTATCGAAGTAGAGGAAATCAAGGACGGCACTGAAGTTATTGAACTGTTGGAAAACCGTATTGAAGGAAGAATTGCCTCGGCCGATATAATTGATCCTCAAACCGGTGAAATGATCGTCCGGCGCGACGAGGAGATTAATTGGGAAAAAGCAGAACAAATCGTTGGGGCAGGGATAAAAAGAGTAAAGATCAGGTCGGTTCTAACCTGCAAGTCGCGTTATGGTGTTTGTATAAAATGCTACGGACGAAACCTTGCTACCGGGTCGCCTGTTGATATAGGGGAAGCAGTCGGCATTATTGCGGCGCAGTCCATCGGCGAACCCGGAACACAGCTAACCATGAGGACGTTCCACACCGGGGGCGTTGCCGGAGAGGATATTACCCAGGGACTTCCGCGGGTTGAAGAGCTTTTTGAGGCACGCCGCCCAAAAGGCCAGTCAATCATTGCTGAAATAGACGGTTTTGTAGAAATCCAGGATAATAAAGAACGCAAAGAAGTTATAATTACTTCAAAAGACGGTGAGAGAAGAAACTACCCTGTACCTTATGGAGCGCGTATCAAAGTTGACAGTGACAAAGAGGTAGGCATAGGAGATGAACTTACTGATGGTTCAATAAACCCGCACGACCTGTTAAGGGTAAAGAACGCACAGGGTGTACAGCTGTATCTGCTCCAAGAGGTACAAAGGGTGTACCGTTTACAGGGAGTAGAAATAAACGACAAGCATATCGAAGTAATGATCCGGCAGATGCTTCGCAAGGTAAAGCTGGAAGATGCGGGAGACACGGAACTGCTGCCGGGGGGTATAATCGATATTTTTGAATTAGAAGAAGAGAATCAGCGCATTACAGCTCTTGGCGGCAGGGAAGCTACAGCAAGGCCGATGCTTTTGGGAATAACAAAGGCGTCTTTAGCGACAGATTCTTTCCTCTCGGCGGCTTCTTTCCAGGAGACAACCCGGGTGCTTACAGAAGCGGCAATCAAGGGCAGGCTGGATCCGCTGCTGGGGCTAAAGGAAAACGTCATTATCGGCAAACTGGTTCCTGCCGGCACGGGGATGAGCCGTTACCGGCATATAAAGGTACTGGATGAGCCTGACCACGATATAACAAATAGCTAG
- the fusA gene encoding elongation factor G: MARQFPLEKTRNIGIMAHIDAGKTTTTERMLFYSGRLHRMGEVHDGSSTMDWMVQEQERGITITSAATTCQWKGFCINIIDTPGHVDFTVEVERSLRILDGSVAIFCSVGGVEPQSETVWRQADKYGVPRIAYINKMDRIGADFFQSLAMIKERLGANPIAIQLPIGSEENFVGVVDLIRNKTLRFVDDLGTRIEEADIPADLADLAAEYREKLIEIIAEQDEELMLKYLEGDELDEEDIKESIRKATISVKMVPVLCGSSFKNKGVQQLLDAIVDFLPAPINLPPIKGIVPGTGQEEKRMSSDDEPFSALAFKIMTDPYVGKLTFIRVYSGKLTNGSYVYNSTKDQRERIGRILRMHANHREDVNEIYAGDIVAVIGLRKTTTGDTLCYEQSPILLESMEFPEPVISVAIEPRTVADQDKMGAALVKLAEEDPTFKIHTNGETGQIIISGMGELHLEIIIDRLLREFKVEANVGRPQVAYKETVLAIGKAEGKYIRQTGGRGQYGHVILEVEPSERGAGFEFVNKIVGGVIPKEYIPAVESGIKEALENGVLASFPLTDLKATLLDGSYHEVDSSDVAFKIAASIGFKSAVQKAKPILLEPVIKIEVVVLEEYVGDVIGDLNARRGQIEEVESRGTARIVRGSVPLAEMFGYATALRSRTQGRGTYTMQFSHYGEAPLQLAEEIVARRGGSIKNLY, encoded by the coding sequence GTGGCACGGCAATTTCCATTAGAAAAGACGCGCAACATTGGCATCATGGCCCATATTGACGCCGGTAAGACCACCACTACCGAACGTATGCTTTTTTATTCCGGCAGGTTACATAGAATGGGAGAGGTTCATGACGGTTCTTCCACGATGGACTGGATGGTTCAGGAGCAGGAAAGGGGTATTACAATTACTTCAGCCGCCACTACCTGTCAATGGAAGGGATTTTGTATCAACATTATCGACACGCCAGGACACGTTGACTTTACGGTCGAGGTAGAACGGTCACTGAGGATATTAGATGGTTCGGTAGCTATTTTCTGTTCTGTAGGTGGTGTCGAGCCGCAATCAGAAACCGTCTGGAGGCAGGCGGACAAATATGGCGTCCCGCGGATAGCATACATTAACAAGATGGACCGTATTGGCGCTGATTTTTTTCAATCGCTTGCCATGATTAAGGAACGTTTAGGAGCAAATCCTATTGCTATTCAACTGCCTATCGGAAGCGAAGAGAATTTTGTTGGTGTGGTTGACCTGATTAGAAATAAGACATTGAGATTTGTTGATGATCTTGGAACGAGGATAGAAGAAGCGGATATTCCGGCCGATCTGGCTGATCTGGCTGCGGAATACCGTGAAAAATTAATTGAGATTATCGCCGAACAAGATGAGGAATTAATGCTCAAGTATCTTGAAGGTGATGAATTAGACGAGGAAGATATTAAAGAAAGCATACGTAAAGCTACTATTTCAGTTAAAATGGTTCCTGTTCTTTGCGGTTCTTCCTTTAAGAACAAAGGTGTACAGCAACTTTTAGATGCTATTGTGGATTTTCTCCCCGCTCCTATTAATTTGCCTCCCATTAAAGGAATTGTTCCCGGAACCGGGCAGGAAGAGAAACGGATGTCAAGTGATGATGAACCCTTTTCTGCTCTGGCTTTCAAGATTATGACAGATCCATATGTTGGCAAGCTTACATTTATAAGGGTTTATTCAGGAAAACTAACTAATGGTTCTTATGTCTATAATTCTACAAAGGACCAGCGGGAAAGAATTGGCCGGATTCTGCGTATGCATGCCAATCACAGAGAAGATGTCAACGAAATTTATGCCGGCGACATTGTTGCAGTTATTGGTTTAAGGAAAACAACTACAGGTGATACTCTTTGCTATGAGCAGAGTCCTATCTTGCTTGAATCAATGGAGTTTCCCGAACCGGTTATCTCAGTAGCCATTGAACCCAGGACGGTTGCTGATCAGGACAAGATGGGCGCAGCTCTGGTTAAGTTGGCAGAAGAAGATCCCACATTTAAAATCCACACAAATGGCGAGACAGGCCAGATTATTATCTCGGGTATGGGTGAATTGCATCTGGAAATTATCATTGACCGGCTGTTGCGTGAATTTAAAGTGGAAGCAAACGTTGGCCGTCCGCAGGTTGCATACAAAGAAACGGTTTTAGCAATCGGCAAAGCTGAAGGAAAGTACATCCGCCAAACTGGGGGACGGGGACAATACGGACATGTAATTCTGGAAGTAGAACCATCAGAACGCGGGGCGGGCTTTGAATTTGTTAACAAGATTGTAGGAGGCGTAATTCCCAAGGAATACATACCTGCTGTAGAGTCAGGAATTAAAGAAGCTTTGGAGAACGGAGTTTTAGCCAGTTTTCCATTAACGGATCTTAAGGCAACCCTGCTTGACGGGAGTTACCACGAGGTCGATTCTTCTGATGTTGCCTTTAAAATTGCAGCATCAATAGGTTTTAAAAGCGCAGTTCAAAAAGCCAAACCTATACTTTTAGAACCTGTTATAAAAATCGAGGTGGTGGTCTTGGAAGAGTATGTCGGTGACGTAATAGGAGATCTAAACGCCCGTCGGGGTCAGATAGAAGAGGTGGAATCCAGGGGTACAGCAAGAATAGTCCGGGGAAGCGTTCCATTGGCTGAAATGTTTGGGTATGCAACCGCCCTTCGTTCACGTACTCAAGGGCGGGGGACATATACAATGCAGTTCAGCCATTATGGTGAGGCGCCATTGCAACTGGCGGAAGAAATTGTTGCCCGGCGCGGCGGCAGTATAAAAAATTTATATTAA
- a CDS encoding 50S ribosomal protein L7Ae-like protein: protein MSLIDLQQAQKKTVGSKQTLKAIKRGQVKVVYIALDAEKQVTQVILQVCQSQGIPVVEIETMYNLGRICGIEVGCAVAAILDS, encoded by the coding sequence ATGTCTTTAATAGATCTTCAACAGGCTCAAAAAAAAACAGTAGGTTCTAAGCAAACACTAAAAGCTATTAAACGGGGACAGGTAAAAGTTGTATATATTGCCCTCGACGCCGAGAAACAAGTTACCCAGGTCATTTTACAGGTCTGCCAAAGCCAGGGTATACCGGTTGTAGAAATTGAAACAATGTATAATCTTGGCAGGATCTGCGGCATAGAAGTGGGATGCGCAGTGGCAGCCATTTTAGACTCATAA